One Flavobacterium sp. 90 DNA segment encodes these proteins:
- a CDS encoding efflux RND transporter permease subunit, translated as MLKKIIDRPVLATVISIVLVILGIIGLTRLSVTRFPDISPPTVMVSGSYPGGNSETVIRSVVTPLEEQINGVENMQYIKSTASNDGSFSISIIFKQGVDPDQAAVNVQNRVQQATPKLPQEVIRMGLTTSKQQNSMIVIFNLYTEDNKKYDELFLQNYANINLVPQIKRVPGVGQVQIFGQKDYSMRVWLDPRKMANAGLVPSDVTQAIADQSLESAPGKLGEESRAALEYVIRYKGKKNKPEQYENIVVKAEGNNILRLKDIARVEFGSISYSGENKSNSKNAVTMAILQTSGSNANDIEIGINKEVERLSKSFPPGIKYTNVMSTKERLDEATGQVKSTLLEAFILVFIVVFIFLQDIRSTIIPAIAVPVAIIGTFFFLLVFGFTINILTLFALVLAIGIVVDDAIVVVEAVHSKMEEDSSLTAKEATHSAMAEITGAVISITLVMSAVFIPIGFMTGSSGIFYKQFAYTLAIAIIISAVNALTLTPALCALLLKNNHSGKEHADHHKTGFKERFFIGFNTSFNNLTGRYIKGVRFLIGRKWLAAGLVLTISAIAVVMMISTPKSFVPMEDDGFMLYSLSMPPGTALDRTTAVVQKMEKELAGVEAIDVNTSITGFNILSNSASTAYGLGFIKLKPKKDRGAVKDIDEVLNLVSGKLSVIKEGSIMVLRMPPVEGFGVTSGAEIVLQDRTARDPATLKAMADKVIGEIMQQPGVQYAYTTFRADYPQLELEVDEEKAAQMGVNVRELLGNIQTYFAGDQSADFSRFGKFYRVNVKADGVFRTDQEAFNEIFVRNAKKEMVPVKSLVKLRKVYGPESVNRYNLYNSVNITAVALPGFSNGQIMGNLETVLNKLPSDYSYEWTGLSLEEKMGGNQTIAIFGLCLLFVFFLLAAQYESYLLPLAVLLSIPTGILGAFAGVKAVGLDNNIYVQVGLIMLVGLLAKNAILIVEFALQRRYAGLSIAEAAIEGARSRLRPIIMTSLAFIVGMIPLMFAHGGTAVGNRSISVSAAIGMFSGVVLGVFVIPLLFILFQYLQEKVSGKKIVIQTIKEE; from the coding sequence ATGTTAAAAAAAATAATAGACAGGCCTGTATTGGCTACGGTTATCTCCATTGTATTGGTGATATTGGGTATCATAGGTCTTACAAGATTATCGGTAACAAGATTTCCCGATATTTCGCCTCCAACGGTAATGGTAAGCGGTTCTTACCCTGGAGGTAACAGTGAAACGGTTATTCGTTCTGTGGTAACACCGCTTGAAGAACAAATTAACGGGGTTGAGAATATGCAGTATATAAAATCTACTGCCAGTAATGATGGATCTTTTTCTATCAGCATTATTTTCAAACAGGGAGTAGATCCGGATCAGGCTGCAGTAAATGTGCAGAACAGGGTGCAGCAGGCTACACCAAAACTTCCCCAGGAAGTGATCAGAATGGGACTTACAACCTCCAAGCAGCAAAACAGTATGATTGTTATTTTCAATCTTTATACTGAAGACAACAAAAAATATGATGAGTTATTTTTGCAGAATTATGCCAATATCAATTTGGTTCCGCAGATTAAACGTGTTCCGGGAGTAGGTCAGGTACAAATTTTCGGGCAGAAAGATTATTCAATGCGTGTATGGCTGGATCCGCGTAAAATGGCCAATGCAGGACTTGTACCCTCAGATGTCACTCAGGCTATTGCAGACCAGAGTTTGGAATCGGCTCCCGGAAAATTGGGAGAAGAATCAAGAGCAGCTTTAGAATATGTTATCAGATATAAAGGAAAGAAAAACAAACCGGAGCAATATGAAAATATTGTTGTTAAAGCCGAAGGAAACAATATTTTAAGACTTAAAGATATCGCCAGGGTAGAATTTGGTTCGATCTCCTACAGTGGTGAAAACAAATCGAATTCAAAGAATGCCGTTACGATGGCCATTTTGCAGACATCGGGTTCGAATGCAAATGATATCGAAATCGGTATTAATAAAGAAGTGGAGCGATTGTCCAAGTCTTTTCCTCCCGGTATTAAGTACACTAATGTAATGAGTACCAAAGAAAGACTAGATGAAGCAACAGGGCAGGTTAAATCTACTTTGTTGGAAGCCTTTATTCTGGTTTTTATTGTGGTGTTTATATTTCTTCAGGATATTCGTTCTACCATTATTCCGGCTATTGCCGTTCCGGTTGCTATCATAGGAACGTTTTTCTTCCTGCTTGTTTTTGGATTTACTATTAACATCCTGACGCTTTTTGCTTTGGTTCTGGCCATTGGTATTGTCGTCGATGATGCTATTGTTGTGGTCGAAGCCGTTCACAGTAAAATGGAAGAAGATTCGAGCCTTACGGCCAAGGAAGCTACCCACAGTGCTATGGCGGAAATCACGGGAGCTGTTATTTCTATTACCCTTGTAATGTCTGCGGTGTTTATCCCGATTGGTTTTATGACAGGATCCTCAGGGATTTTCTACAAGCAGTTTGCCTATACACTGGCTATTGCCATTATTATTTCAGCTGTAAATGCACTTACGCTTACACCAGCATTGTGCGCCCTTCTTTTGAAGAATAACCATAGCGGTAAAGAGCATGCAGATCACCACAAAACAGGATTTAAAGAGCGTTTTTTCATAGGCTTCAATACAAGTTTCAACAATTTAACGGGCAGGTACATTAAGGGAGTCCGTTTTCTTATTGGCAGAAAATGGCTTGCCGCAGGATTAGTTTTAACAATTAGTGCCATAGCTGTCGTGATGATGATTTCCACTCCAAAAAGTTTCGTTCCAATGGAAGATGACGGATTTATGCTTTACAGCTTGTCAATGCCGCCCGGTACAGCTTTGGACCGTACAACAGCGGTAGTACAGAAAATGGAAAAAGAGCTAGCCGGCGTGGAGGCTATTGATGTCAATACCAGTATTACAGGTTTTAATATTTTAAGTAATAGTGCCAGTACCGCTTACGGATTAGGATTTATAAAACTAAAACCTAAAAAAGACAGAGGAGCAGTAAAAGATATTGACGAAGTACTGAATCTGGTGAGCGGTAAATTGTCTGTTATAAAAGAAGGTTCTATCATGGTACTGAGAATGCCTCCGGTAGAAGGTTTTGGTGTAACAAGCGGTGCCGAAATAGTGCTTCAGGACAGGACGGCGCGTGATCCGGCAACATTAAAAGCGATGGCAGATAAAGTGATCGGTGAAATTATGCAGCAGCCCGGCGTACAGTATGCCTATACGACTTTTAGAGCAGATTATCCACAGTTAGAGCTGGAAGTAGATGAAGAAAAGGCTGCTCAGATGGGGGTAAATGTGCGAGAGCTCCTAGGTAATATCCAGACTTATTTTGCTGGTGATCAGTCGGCAGATTTTTCGAGATTTGGAAAGTTTTACAGGGTAAATGTAAAAGCGGATGGAGTTTTCAGGACAGATCAGGAAGCTTTCAACGAAATATTTGTTCGAAATGCCAAAAAGGAAATGGTTCCTGTAAAATCCCTTGTTAAACTCCGTAAAGTATATGGTCCTGAATCGGTAAACCGTTACAATCTTTATAATTCGGTTAATATTACAGCAGTGGCGCTGCCGGGATTCAGTAACGGACAAATCATGGGGAACCTTGAAACAGTACTGAATAAACTTCCGTCTGATTACAGCTATGAGTGGACAGGATTGAGCCTTGAAGAAAAAATGGGAGGAAATCAGACGATAGCCATATTTGGACTATGTCTTCTTTTTGTTTTCTTTTTACTGGCTGCGCAGTACGAAAGTTACCTGCTGCCTCTTGCCGTATTACTTTCTATCCCAACAGGAATTTTGGGTGCATTTGCAGGAGTTAAAGCAGTAGGATTGGATAATAACATTTATGTTCAGGTCGGATTAATCATGCTGGTGGGATTATTGGCTAAAAATGCCATTCTTATTGTAGAATTTGCCCTTCAGAGGCGCTACGCAGGATTATCCATAGCCGAGGCAGCTATAGAAGGTGCAAGGTCAAGATTAAGACCTATTATCATGACCTCCCTTGCTTTTATTGTAGGGATGATTCCGTTAATGTTTGCCCATGGAGGAACCGCAGTAGGAAACCGTTCAATTAGTGTAAGTGCTGCTATTGGAATGTTCAGCGGAGTGGTTCTGGGAGTTTTTGTCATTCCACTGCTTTTTATACTCTTCCAATACTTACAGGAAAAAGTATCAGGTAAGAAAATTGTAATTCAAACTATAAAAGAAGAATAA